Genomic segment of Paenibacillus sp. FSL R5-0623:
GGAACTTCCCTTCCCAAAACCCGGTAATAAATCTGTTCATATTCATGCCGAATAGCATCATTGCAAAAGTCGTGATGCGCGCGCTGAAGACATGCTTCCCTGAACTCCGCAGCCAAACGATCGTCCGTCAACAAACGGATGGTGTTCTCGGCCATGGATTGTGTATCCCCAATCGCGGATAAATACCCCGTCTTACCATGTAAGACCAGTTCCGGAATGCCGCCGGCCTGTGAACCGATCGTGGGTACGCCACAAGCCATTGCTTCGAGCGCCACAAGTCCGAAACTTTCCTTCTCCGATGGAAGCATCAACACGTCAGCCATGGAAATGACCTGAGCAATGTCATCCTGTTTGCCAAGGAAATGAACTTTATCATTTAACCCGAGATCATTAATTTTCCATTGCATCTTCGGCAAATCCGGTCCTTCACCAACAAATAACAGTTTGGCAGGAACCTGCTCCTGTACCTGACGGAAGACCTCTACCACATCCTGAGTTCTCTTCACAGGTCGAAAATTGGAGATGTGCATTAATATTTTTTCGTCGGGCGCAGCAAAGTCTCTTCGCAGACTGGCAGCATCCCGCGGATAATATATTCGTTTGTCAATAAAATTATAGGTTAGATCGATTGGACGCTGAATATCCAGCAATTCGACCGTTTCTCGAATCAAATCTTGTGATACGGCAGTAACCGCGTCACTTTCATTAATGGCTAGGCGGATCAGATCCTTCAGAGATTCATCCTGAGCCAGAACCGTAATATCCGTTCCGTGCAAGGTGGTAACCACTTTAAGACCGTCTCCTACCATCTGTTTCGCAAGAAAAGCACATACTGCGTGTGGCACGGCATAATGAACATGCAGCAGATCCAGCTGCTGTGACTTAGCCACCTGAGCCATCTTTGTTGCCAGTGACAGGTCATACGGAGGGTAACGGAAAACATAATAATCATTTACTTCAACTTCATGATAGAAAATATTCTTCTGGAACGTACCCAGTCTGAACGGGATACTGTTGGCAATAAAATGAACCTGATGCCCCTGTTCGGCAAGTAATTTGCCCAGCTCCGTTGCGACAACGCCAGACCCGCCGAGGGACGGATAACAGGTGATGCCGATTTTTAGCTTTTTATCCATCCTGTGGACGCTCCTTTGATCTCCCGCTTCATGCAGGTTGATATAATAACGGAATAATGAAACCCTTCGTTTCATTAAACGTAAAATGTGAAATCGTTCATTGGGCACCCGGGCCAAATTGATGAACCACGTAAGGTGTAATTGTAGCAAAACCTTCTGCAAACGGGATGAGACTGCGTTGTCCGAGCAAGGAATCACGGGCTCTTACACGTTCAACATACCCTTGATTCAATGGTGTCGAGACTGCTCCGTCTCCCAGTTCAAATTGGGAACGATAAGAGAGCAATGATGTTTCTTTTTGCCCATAGTGTTCCGTAATATCGACAATCAAATCCGTGGGACCGATGTCATTAATAAAGTAAAAATAAAGTTCCTTCACCTGCACGGCAGGCATGTCCGGCATGTAGTTCCGAAGCTTGGCGTTAAATACAGCCTCCTGCACAAGCTTACTGCAATTGACATGATCCGGATGACGATCTTCCCAATACGGAGCAAACACCATCCGAGGGGCATGACGCCGTATCTCAGCCGTTACCTCCTCTACATGTTCAGGAGTAAGATACAAGCCACGATCAGGAAGCCCCAGATTCGTTCGACACGAAAGACCGAGGATGCGGGAGGCTTGCTCCGCTTCCTCGGTTCTGCGCTCTACTGTTCCGTTGGAAGACATCTCAGCACGAGTCAGATCACACACGCCTACTTTCAAGCCAGCAGCGGTATGTTTGGCAATCGTTCCACCCATACCAATCTCCGCATCGTCTGCATGTGCTCCAAAGATGAGAATATCCAGACTCATTCGGAATCACCCGAATTCATTCCAGCCTCCGGCTTGTATTTATGTACCAGCTCTCTCCAGGCAAAATCACCACGATCCAGAGCCTTAACCAGAATCTCAGCGGTTGCGATATTGGTGGCAAGTGGAATTCCCTGCACATCACAAAGACGCAGCAACGCATTAATATCCGGCTCGTGAGGTTGTGCCATCAATGGATCGCGCAGGAAAATAATCAGATCCATCTCATTTTGCGCAACTAAAGCTCCAATCTGCTGATCTCCGCCCAGTGGGCCTGATTCGAATCGATGAATCTTCAGAGACGTTCCTTCCATAATACGAAGGCCTGTTGTTCCAGTAGAATATAATTGATGGTCCGTAAAAACAGGCTCATATGCCGTCACGAAGTTAACCATCTCTTCTTTTTTACGATCATGGGCGATAAATGCTATTTTCAACATGACAATCTCCTTTAGTCGATAAAGTGGTCAAATCCGTAGATCATTCCTGTATATTCCATAACCTTTTGCACACCAATCTTAACACCAGGCATATAACCTGCGCGCTCATAGGAGTCATGCCGAATTTTGAGTGACTGTCCATAGTCTCCGAAAACAACTTCCTGCTGCGCGAATACGCCAGGCAATCGTACACTGTGAATTCGGAAGCCGTTGTAATAACCGCCGCGTGATCCTTCAATGGTCTCTTCCTCAGTCGGATTACCCTGACGAAGTTCTTCCCGATTGGCAGCAATCAGTTCGGCAGTTTTGATCGCAGTTCCGGAAGGAGCATCCAGCTTCTGATCCCCGTGATATTCGATAATCTCCACATTTGGCATATGTTTGGCAGCCTGTGCTGCGAATCGCATCATCAGAATGGCACCAATCGAGAAGTTAGGGGCAATAAGCCCTCCAATTCCTTTGTCCTGGCATTGCTTGTCCAACTGTTCAATCTGCTCCGGCGTAAAGCCGGTAACACCCATGACAGGTCTGACTCCATGACGGATCGCGATTTCGGTATGTGTAAAAGCATATTGCGGCACTGTAAAATCAACCATAACCTGAGGTTTTGTTTCGGCAAAAGCCATTTCGATATCATCAGTCACCAGCACCCCGCACGCTGGCAAACCAACAAGGGTTCCTGCATCCGTGCCTGCTCCGGAGCGGTTGACAGCCGCTGCAAGCTCCAATTCCGGGTCCTGAAGTACCAATTTCACAACTTCACGCCCCATACGGCCAGCCGCTCCGATCACGGCAACTCTGATTACTTCACTCATATTGACTGCATCTCCTCACTATGTTGGATCATATCGTAGAATCCATTTCAACTCGAAAGAAATCTTTGCAGAATGAATTCTTATTGAATGGATTTCATACG
This window contains:
- the bshA gene encoding N-acetyl-alpha-D-glucosaminyl L-malate synthase BshA; amino-acid sequence: MDKKLKIGITCYPSLGGSGVVATELGKLLAEQGHQVHFIANSIPFRLGTFQKNIFYHEVEVNDYYVFRYPPYDLSLATKMAQVAKSQQLDLLHVHYAVPHAVCAFLAKQMVGDGLKVVTTLHGTDITVLAQDESLKDLIRLAINESDAVTAVSQDLIRETVELLDIQRPIDLTYNFIDKRIYYPRDAASLRRDFAAPDEKILMHISNFRPVKRTQDVVEVFRQVQEQVPAKLLFVGEGPDLPKMQWKINDLGLNDKVHFLGKQDDIAQVISMADVLMLPSEKESFGLVALEAMACGVPTIGSQAGGIPELVLHGKTGYLSAIGDTQSMAENTIRLLTDDRLAAEFREACLQRAHHDFCNDAIRHEYEQIYYRVLGREVPNLKPVCG
- the bshB1 gene encoding bacillithiol biosynthesis deacetylase BshB1 → MSLDILIFGAHADDAEIGMGGTIAKHTAAGLKVGVCDLTRAEMSSNGTVERRTEEAEQASRILGLSCRTNLGLPDRGLYLTPEHVEEVTAEIRRHAPRMVFAPYWEDRHPDHVNCSKLVQEAVFNAKLRNYMPDMPAVQVKELYFYFINDIGPTDLIVDITEHYGQKETSLLSYRSQFELGDGAVSTPLNQGYVERVRARDSLLGQRSLIPFAEGFATITPYVVHQFGPGAQ
- the mgsA gene encoding methylglyoxal synthase produces the protein MLKIAFIAHDRKKEEMVNFVTAYEPVFTDHQLYSTGTTGLRIMEGTSLKIHRFESGPLGGDQQIGALVAQNEMDLIIFLRDPLMAQPHEPDINALLRLCDVQGIPLATNIATAEILVKALDRGDFAWRELVHKYKPEAGMNSGDSE
- the dapB gene encoding 4-hydroxy-tetrahydrodipicolinate reductase, yielding MSEVIRVAVIGAAGRMGREVVKLVLQDPELELAAAVNRSGAGTDAGTLVGLPACGVLVTDDIEMAFAETKPQVMVDFTVPQYAFTHTEIAIRHGVRPVMGVTGFTPEQIEQLDKQCQDKGIGGLIAPNFSIGAILMMRFAAQAAKHMPNVEIIEYHGDQKLDAPSGTAIKTAELIAANREELRQGNPTEEETIEGSRGGYYNGFRIHSVRLPGVFAQQEVVFGDYGQSLKIRHDSYERAGYMPGVKIGVQKVMEYTGMIYGFDHFID